In a single window of the Ignavibacteria bacterium genome:
- a CDS encoding T9SS type A sorting domain-containing protein, with protein MKILSFPLNITTIIFVFSFSLFFAEEKTSSQWTNFQIFPSAFNQIEPTISRHQSNPQILFASAYTINLNSRSEGTYFSTNGGLNWFGSDVCSGIPVQNHGGDPGTIIDKNGIYILTHLGNIQSGMFANTSTNLGANWSANITIQSNVDVDKGSPGTDDAPASPFYGRSYLAWTYFVSPFRIVMSYTTNSGSNWSSIINVNNGFSGNRSYGPAIGVNSQGTLFITWASSIPNSPFTEDYIGISRSTNGGVSYTVNENAIDINGIRTSTLSPWTIRANSFPVIDIDKSGGSRNGWIYIATTSKNLAPAGNDPDIVMFRSTDDGNSWSSGVRVNQDPINNGRNQFFPAVRVDENGGLNIIYYDSRNSADSVDVYLSRSDNGGNTWTDYKVTTQRFRPSPVSGAGGGNMGDNLGLTSGNGKLYPVWMSNQPDAVFRIWSAIIDYTTIGVEQIGTEVPKNFSLEQNYPNPFNPETKIYFNVLRGGFTTLKIYNSAGALVKTLAEQDLKPGKYSAKWNAANEPSGVYFYTLETAGFKESKKMILVK; from the coding sequence ATGAAAATATTATCATTTCCGCTCAACATAACAACAATAATTTTTGTGTTCTCATTCAGCCTTTTTTTTGCTGAAGAAAAAACAAGCTCTCAATGGACGAATTTCCAGATATTTCCTTCGGCATTTAACCAGATAGAGCCTACAATTTCAAGGCACCAGTCTAACCCCCAGATACTTTTTGCCAGCGCATATACAATCAACCTGAATTCAAGAAGTGAAGGCACGTATTTTTCAACCAACGGCGGTTTGAACTGGTTCGGAAGCGATGTTTGCTCCGGTATTCCTGTTCAAAATCACGGAGGTGACCCCGGTACTATAATAGATAAAAATGGTATTTATATATTGACACATTTAGGCAATATCCAATCCGGAATGTTTGCGAACACTTCAACAAATTTAGGCGCGAACTGGTCTGCCAATATAACAATACAATCAAATGTCGATGTTGATAAAGGCTCCCCGGGAACTGACGACGCGCCGGCAAGTCCCTTTTACGGCAGAAGCTATCTTGCGTGGACTTATTTTGTTTCACCTTTCAGGATAGTAATGTCATACACAACTAACAGCGGTTCAAACTGGTCATCAATAATAAATGTTAATAATGGTTTTAGTGGCAACCGTTCATACGGTCCCGCAATTGGTGTAAATTCCCAGGGCACATTATTCATAACATGGGCATCATCAATACCCAACTCCCCTTTCACAGAAGATTACATTGGAATATCACGCTCAACTAATGGTGGAGTGAGCTATACTGTAAATGAAAACGCAATAGATATCAATGGTATCAGGACTTCAACACTTTCACCGTGGACAATCAGAGCGAACAGCTTCCCGGTAATTGATATAGATAAATCAGGCGGCAGCCGCAACGGCTGGATATATATCGCAACAACAAGTAAAAATCTTGCGCCGGCCGGCAATGACCCTGATATTGTTATGTTCCGCTCAACAGATGACGGCAACTCATGGAGCAGCGGTGTACGCGTTAACCAGGACCCTATAAATAACGGGCGCAACCAGTTCTTTCCAGCAGTAAGAGTTGATGAGAACGGCGGGCTTAATATTATATATTATGACAGCAGAAATTCCGCGGACTCCGTGGATGTATATCTTTCAAGATCAGATAACGGCGGAAATACATGGACAGATTATAAAGTTACCACACAAAGATTCAGACCCAGCCCTGTTTCAGGCGCAGGCGGGGGAAATATGGGTGATAACCTGGGGCTTACATCGGGCAACGGCAAGCTTTATCCAGTGTGGATGAGCAATCAGCCGGATGCGGTGTTCAGGATATGGAGCGCGATAATTGATTATACTACAATTGGCGTAGAACAGATTGGCACCGAAGTACCGAAGAATTTCAGTTTAGAGCAGAACTATCCAAATCCGTTTAACCCCGAAACAAAGATATATTTTAATGTGCTGCGCGGAGGATTTACAACGCTTAAGATATATAATTCCGCTGGAGCATTGGTTAAAACACTGGCTGAGCAGGACCTGAAGCCGGGAAAATATTCCGCTAAGTGGAATGCGGCGAATGAACCAAGCGGAGTTTATTTTTATACTCTTGAGACTGCGGGATTTAAGGAAAGCAAGAAGATGATATTGGTGAAGTAG